The Phyllostomus discolor isolate MPI-MPIP mPhyDis1 chromosome 9, mPhyDis1.pri.v3, whole genome shotgun sequence nucleotide sequence CTCTGGGCTTTGAGTGGCACAGCCCACCCCCAGCGCACTGCGCTTCTTGGGCACTCGTTGCGGTACCACCTGCCCAGACCTCCTCTTTTGGGGTCTCTGATCATCCCACAGTGGGGCTAAGACTCCCTCTGAACACAGTCTCTACGCCCCAgcactcccctcccttcctttattgTGTTGTGGCTGGCCCCACCTGTGCCTGGACCAGGCCGGTGGCTTCCAGGGTGGGCGACCTGGGGGCAGTACTTATCCCAGCACCCACTTCTCTAACTTAGTAGCTGGGGGAGGTGAGAATTAGCCCCACCCCAAGAAGATCAGGGAGGTGGCGTGTCCACCCCATAGCAACTTAGCAGCCATTCaaacccaggcctgcctgcctgggagCCTGGGCTTCGTTCTCACTGCCCCAGCTCCTGACCATTCATCCAAAACAGCCCTCCCTTCGCCTGAAGGACACTGTGACTTCCTTGTTACGACATCACGGGCTCAGTCACAATTGGTTTGAGGGCAGAGAGTGGCCCAGCCCACCAGATCTCCAGGGCAGCCCTGCCAGCCCGGCTCAGGCTGGCCCAGCTTGGCCACTCACGCACCATGAAGTACCCGCTGGTGCCGCTGGTGAACGACCTCACGTTTTCTTTCCTGGTGCTCTGGCTCGGCCTGCCCGTGGCCTTGCTGTTGTTCTTGTTGATCGTCTGGTTTCGCTTCTTACTTAGCCAAGGTGAGCCGTCCAGTCTGGGCCCTGATGCTGGAGCTGGGCAAGGGGTCCTGAAACCTGTGCAGAGAGAGGGGCTTCCTTTGGGTATTTGCACTGCAGGCTCAGAGCTGACCAGTGGTCCCCTGAAAGACAAAAGTACCGACTTGGTAGTTTGGAGTTTCCTAACCTAGAGGCCAAGAGTGAATCCACGAGTTTGgggagcatgtgtgtgtgcatgcttgtgtCCCCTCAGGGCCACTGCCAACACTTGTAAGGTCTTTGGTGCTGGCACTGGCCCTGGAAAGTGGTGGCCCCACTGGGCAGATGAATTAGTAAAAGGTGCCCCTTCCTGTGAACGCAGCCAGGGCACGAGACTCAGTGAGCAGAGGATGGGCTGGGCTTCAGTCCCTCTGGCCCCCTCAGCAGGGGCTTTTGTGCAGTAAACGGCTTGCAGTAAACAGTTCGGTGGCAGCCCTAGGCCCTGATCAGTGCCTGTGACCACTCACCCTTGTCTGCTGAGAGCGTACATCAGGGAGGGTCTGGGGTGCACTGGGACGCAGGATCGCAGGAGCGGGTTGGCGTCCGCCCTGAGCTCAGCATGCCGGGGTGGAGCTGGCCTCTGGGAAGCTGGGGGCCGGTGGGCAGGGATGCAGCCAT carries:
- the ADIG gene encoding adipogenin, which gives rise to MKYPLVPLVNDLTFSFLVLWLGLPVALLLFLLIVWFRFLLSQDSEENDPDLWFDWDPWSKDPAESHWHETLHSQEEERPGQ